One Zerene cesonia ecotype Mississippi chromosome 25, Zerene_cesonia_1.1, whole genome shotgun sequence DNA window includes the following coding sequences:
- the LOC119836800 gene encoding protein SAND — MASTSKEDVISSSQMSENTADDLEPGACYDSILNPTDSFEEFASEMNSSLEGRNTDLNQKASTISEIQSEIGESSKELKETKSSDNLQNKDEAIGASASSSNLVDQNGDDLENDVDDYLKSPELVNKEKHVFILSSAGKPIYSRYGNEDKLAGLCGVIQALVSVVEDQNHDILRSLITKDCKAVFLVKGPLILVAISKSNESETQLVLQLTYAFNQIVSVLTLTQLNRIFEQRRNYDLRRLLSGAERLIDNLLIFMEKDPAFLLGAVRCLPLPEKVRENITNAITTTCHKIRDLVFAILIAGNQLITLVRMKKYTLHPSDIHLLFNLVRSSESFKTAESWTPICLPKFDATGFLHGHVSYISEDCQACLLLLTVQRDAFYPLSQAKHTIAEKLRRSNCLVAINDALNRNKNLPTTNPLKHIGIPEIRHFMYKCKSTAQLFTSDPISLDRLQDYRQRHKEGGDVVKKKIEKMSDIDYVRNYREFCSQIHCACSPAKLIFRSNADDSILAWITNGFELYVTFDALMEKDHAIRAVDRLLRWIKNEEKRIFIMNAPTF; from the exons ATGGCATCAACATCAAAAGAGGACGTAATATCAAGCTCTCAAATGTCTGAAAACACCGCGGATGACTTAGAACCTGGCGCATGTTACGATAGCATTTTGAATCCTACAGATTCATTTGAGGAATTCGCTTCTGAGATGAACTCAAGCCTGGAAGGTCGAAATACAGATCTTAACCAAAAAGCGAGCACCATAAGCGAGATTCAGAGTGAAATAGGTGAAAGTTCGAAGGAGTTAAAAGAAACGAAGTCCAGTgataatttgcaaaataaagAT GAAGCAATTGGAGCATCGGCCAGCAGTTCCAACTTAGTGGACCAAAATGGAGATGATTTGGAAAATGATGTTGACGACTATCTTAAATCACCAGAACTTGTTAATAAGGAAAAGCATGTGTTTATATTGAGTTCAGCGGGCAAACCTATATATTCTAG ATATGGTAATGAAGACAAACTGGCAGGTCTCTGCGGAGTTATACAAGCTTTAGTAAGTGTAGTGGAGGACCAGAATCATGATATATTGAGGTCACTGATAACAAAGGATTGCAAGGCTGTATTCTTAGTGAAGGGACCTTTGATATTGGTGGCCATTTCAAAGTCGAATGAGAGTGAAACACAACTAGTGTTACAACTGAC GTATGCGTTCAACCAAATAGTATCAGTTCTAACACTAACACAATTGAATCGAATATTCGAACAGCGTCGCAACTACGACTTACGCCGCTTGCTCTCCGGCGCTGAAAGGCTGATAGATAACTTGCTGATATTCATGGAAAAAGATCCAGCTTTCTTACTCGGAGCGGTCAGATGCCTACCGTTGCCTGAGAAAGTCCGAGAGAATATAACAAATGCGATCACCACGACTTGCCACAAAATAAGGGATCTAGTTTTTGCCATACTGATCGCGGGAAATCAGTTAATTACGCTCGTGAGAATGAAGAAGTATACATTGCATCCGTCGGACATTCATTTGTTGTTCAATTTGGTACGGAGTTCGGAATCATTTAAGACAGCTGAGAGCTGGACGCCGATTTGTTTACCTAAGTTTGATGCGAC AGGCTTTCTCCACGGCCACGTGTCTTACATATCCGAAGACTGCCAAGCCTGCTTGCTTCTCCTCACAGTACAAAGGGACGCATTCTACCCGTTATCCCAAGCGAAACACACAATAGCAGAGAAACTAAGACGATCAAACTGCCTCGTTGCCATAAACGATGCCCTCAACAGAAACAAGAATTTACCAACAACAAACCCTCTGAAACATATCGGCATACCAGAAATAAGgcattttatgtacaaatgtAAATCCACTGCGCAGTTATTCACATCAGACCCGATCAGTCTGGACAGGCTACAGGATTATAGGCAAAGGCATAAAGAAGGGGGCGATGTggtgaagaaaaaaatagaaaaaatgtcGGATATAGATTATGTGAGGAATTACAGGGAGTTCTGTAGTCAGATACATTGTGCGTGTTCGCCTGCTAAATTGATATTTAGGTCCAATGCGGATGATTCCATTTTGGCTTGg aTAACAAATGGTTTCGAGCTCTACGTCACGTTTGACGCACTCATGGAAAAGGATCATGCGATTAGAGCAGTCGATAGACTACTGAGGTGGATCAAAAATGAAGAAaagagaatatttattatgaacgcACCAACATTTTag
- the LOC119836668 gene encoding pre-mRNA-splicing factor 38, translated as MANRTVKDAKSIRGTNPQYLIEKIIRSRIYDSKYWKEECFALTAELLVDKAMELRYIGGVHGGFIYPTPFLCLVLKMLQIQPEKDIVVEFIKNEEFKYVRALGAFYMRLTGASVDCYKYLEPLFNDNRKLRRQNRQGQFEIVHMDEFIDELLREERLCDVILPRIQKRHVLEENNELEPKISALDDDLDEEMPSDDDNAEPETKENRREPDRKERDRRRDRSRDRDRREKDRKRDRSRSRDRERRRERERERERERERDRERVRERDRDKERRDRHDVDRRRDRGRY; from the exons ATGGCGAATCGTACGGTAAAAGACGCTAAATCGATTCGAGGAACAAATCctcaatatttaatagaaaagatAATTAGGTCGCGAATATACGATTCAAAATATTGGAAAGAAGAATGTTTTGCATTAACAGCAGAATTGCTTGTGGACAAAGCTATGGAGTTGCGATACATCGGCGGTGTTCACGGCGGCTTCATATATCCCACACCGTTTCTATGTTTAGTGCtcaaaatgttacaaatacaACCTGAAAAAGATATAGttgtagaatttattaaaaacgaagAGTTCAAATATGTTCGTGCATTGGGTGCATTTTACATGAGATTAACAGGTGCGTCTGTGgactgttataaatatttagaaccATTATTCAATGATAACAGAAAATTGCGGCGGCAAAACCGCCAGGGGCAGTTTGAAATTGTGCATATGGACGAGTTTATTGACGAATTGCTACGGGAAGAGCGATTGTGTGATGTTATTTTGCCGCGAATACAGAAGAGGCACGTATTAGaggaaaataatgaattagaaCCTAAAATATCTGCATTAGACGACGATTTAGACGAAGAGATGCCTTCAGATGATGATAATGCTGAACCAGAAACCAAAGAGAATAGAAGAGAACCCGACAGGAAGGAGCGAGATAGAAGAAGGGACAG ATCGCGCGATAGAGACAGACGCGAAAAAGATCGCAAACGCGATCGCTCCAGGAGCAGAGATCGGGAACGAAGGAGAGAAAGAGAAAGGGAAAGGGAGCGCGAGCGGGAAAGGGATAGAGAGCGTGTACGGGAGCGAGACAGGGATAAGGAGAGAAGAGATAGACATGATGTTGACAGACGGAGAGATAGGGGGCGGTATTAA